From the Romeriopsis navalis LEGE 11480 genome, one window contains:
- the fumC gene encoding class II fumarate hydratase: MSDHDKLPTRDESDSMGTIAVPVDCYWGAQTARSLRFFAIGHDRMPEELIRAFGILKKAAAIVNQDLGKLPNEQAKWLVQAADEVIAGKLDAHFPLSVWQTGSGTQTNMNSNEVISNRAIELAGGEMGSKTPVHPNDHVNMSQSSNDTFPTAMHIAAVEMLTKQLLPMVRKLRDALAAKGQEFQNIIKIGRTHLMDAVPLSLGQEFSGYVAQLDYSIKRIEACLPELYELALGGTAVGTGLNTHPEFADRAATKIAELTGQPFVTAPNKFAALAGHDAIVAASGALKALAAALMKIANDMRWMGSGPRCGLGELGLPANEPGSSIMPGKVNPTQCEAMTMLCVQVMGNDSAIGFAGSQGNFELNVFKPVMIHNLLHSIRLLADGCSSFTDHMVVGIQPNREQIQEYLENSLMLVTALNPHIGYDHAAKVAYKAFKESTTLKAACVELGLLTAEEFEQFVRPAAMLNP, from the coding sequence ATGTCTGATCACGATAAGTTACCGACCCGCGACGAATCCGACAGTATGGGAACGATCGCGGTGCCCGTTGATTGCTATTGGGGGGCACAAACTGCCCGGTCGTTGCGCTTTTTTGCCATTGGCCACGATCGGATGCCCGAAGAATTGATTCGCGCCTTCGGTATTTTGAAAAAAGCGGCGGCGATCGTTAATCAGGATCTTGGCAAATTACCCAACGAACAAGCAAAGTGGTTGGTTCAAGCCGCAGATGAAGTGATTGCCGGGAAACTTGATGCGCATTTCCCCCTGAGTGTGTGGCAAACCGGCAGCGGCACTCAGACCAATATGAATTCCAACGAGGTGATTTCCAACCGCGCGATCGAACTCGCGGGGGGAGAAATGGGCAGTAAAACGCCGGTACACCCAAACGACCACGTGAATATGTCGCAGTCGTCAAACGACACATTCCCCACGGCCATGCATATTGCCGCAGTGGAGATGTTGACCAAACAGCTATTGCCCATGGTGCGTAAACTACGGGATGCGCTGGCGGCGAAAGGCCAAGAATTTCAAAATATTATTAAAATCGGCCGCACGCACTTGATGGATGCCGTTCCGCTGAGTTTGGGCCAGGAGTTTTCCGGATATGTGGCACAACTGGATTACAGCATCAAGCGGATTGAAGCCTGCTTGCCAGAACTGTATGAACTTGCCCTGGGGGGGACAGCGGTTGGGACGGGGTTAAATACGCATCCTGAATTTGCTGATCGAGCCGCGACCAAAATTGCCGAACTCACTGGTCAGCCATTTGTCACGGCTCCGAACAAATTTGCGGCCCTTGCGGGACATGACGCGATTGTTGCCGCTAGTGGGGCGCTCAAAGCCTTGGCGGCAGCCCTAATGAAAATTGCCAATGACATGCGCTGGATGGGCTCAGGGCCACGCTGTGGTTTAGGCGAGCTGGGATTACCGGCAAATGAACCGGGATCTTCGATTATGCCGGGTAAAGTCAATCCGACCCAATGCGAAGCAATGACAATGCTTTGTGTGCAGGTGATGGGCAATGACAGCGCGATCGGATTTGCAGGCAGTCAGGGAAACTTTGAGCTGAACGTGTTCAAACCCGTGATGATCCACAATTTATTGCATTCAATTCGGCTATTAGCTGATGGTTGCTCATCCTTTACGGACCATATGGTGGTAGGAATTCAGCCAAACCGCGAGCAGATTCAGGAATATTTGGAAAACTCCTTGATGTTGGTGACGGCATTGAATCCCCATATTGGCTATGACCATGCGGCTAAAGTGGCTTACAAAGCCTTTAAGGAAAGTACAACGCTCAAAGCTGCCTGTGTTGAGTTGGGTCTCTTAACGGCTGAAGAATTCGAGCAATTCGTCCGTCCAGCGGCGATGCTGAATCCTTGA
- a CDS encoding M23 family metallopeptidase — protein sequence MSLLFAVPIVAGSAAPSSAVKMVENIPVPAPIQRWSPATSRSPATTPKFSPYHRLLPQPRRPQAPWRYPIAHAGTITSNFGWRIHPISGGRRFHAGLDIAAPTGTPVVATTGAKVKSAGRKGGYGLTIVLQHWDGRTQTLYGHLSKILVKPGQRIQSGQVIGQVGSTGRSTGPHLHFEVRRRKRGKWLAVNPHPLLKKAIDRRKLAQQ from the coding sequence ATGTCATTGCTTTTTGCTGTGCCGATCGTGGCAGGTTCTGCTGCTCCGTCCAGTGCCGTGAAAATGGTCGAAAATATTCCCGTGCCTGCACCGATCCAACGTTGGTCACCCGCCACGTCTAGGTCGCCAGCCACAACACCCAAATTTTCCCCCTATCATCGCCTTCTACCGCAACCGCGTCGGCCCCAAGCCCCATGGCGATACCCGATCGCCCATGCCGGTACAATCACCTCGAATTTTGGTTGGCGGATCCATCCGATTTCCGGTGGTCGTCGCTTTCATGCCGGACTCGATATTGCCGCGCCGACGGGTACACCAGTCGTGGCCACGACTGGTGCAAAAGTTAAGTCTGCGGGGCGTAAAGGTGGCTATGGCTTGACAATCGTCCTGCAACATTGGGATGGCCGAACGCAAACGCTTTACGGCCATTTATCAAAAATTTTAGTCAAACCTGGACAGCGAATTCAGTCCGGCCAAGTGATTGGCCAAGTCGGTAGTACCGGTCGTTCAACCGGTCCGCATCTGCATTTTGAGGTGCGCCGTCGCAAGCGCGGAAAATGGTTGGCCGTGAATCCCCACCCCTTACTCAAAAAAGCCATCGATCGACGTAAATTAGCGCAGCAGTAA